Proteins encoded together in one Pseudomonas sp. Seg1 window:
- a CDS encoding Mor transcription activator family protein — MASRLSSSRLVSSSVAAHWGGQNVYFPMGLAGKLSRRDRQIFEEFNGTNHSDLARKYAVSLQWIYKIVKAVRKDEVARRQVDMFAPSVED, encoded by the coding sequence ATGGCTTCGAGGCTGTCGAGCAGCAGGTTGGTTTCGTCGTCGGTGGCAGCGCATTGGGGTGGGCAGAATGTCTATTTTCCGATGGGGCTGGCGGGGAAGCTTAGTCGGCGGGATCGGCAGATTTTTGAGGAGTTCAACGGGACGAATCATAGTGATCTGGCGCGGAAGTATGCGGTGTCGTTGCAGTGGATTTATAAGATTGTGAAGGCGGTGCGCAAGGATGAGGTGGCGCGTCGTCAGGTGGATATGTTCGCCCCGTCGGTCGAGGACTGA
- a CDS encoding FecR family protein — MMDTRDCACGQTTVRDDAARWFVRLQESAVSTDEQQRFDAWLNEHPQHRAEFQLLQGLWSAADLLPAPRLKALIDTPPSRRERRPLLRYVVAASVLAVALGLGLFSGLNHPGGYSAEFATALGERKHVALPDGSVIDMNSRSRLQVRYAKDHRLIELTEGEAMFSVQHDSARPFVVEAGSGKVTVTGTRFDVRRDVTQTRVAVEQGTVKVQGRHAPDNEFISLTAGLGSYVDAQGKVAAAYAVNPAELTAWRGGKLVFTNASLSEVAAEVSRYREKPLTVANPTVANLRLTSVFKSDNTDALLKALPSILPVAVRTLADGSQEIISK; from the coding sequence ATGATGGATACTCGTGATTGCGCGTGCGGGCAAACAACGGTGCGCGATGATGCGGCTCGCTGGTTTGTGCGTTTGCAGGAGTCGGCTGTCAGTACCGACGAGCAGCAGCGCTTCGATGCCTGGCTGAATGAACATCCGCAGCACCGTGCCGAATTTCAGTTGTTGCAAGGCTTGTGGTCAGCGGCGGATCTGCTGCCGGCGCCACGCCTCAAAGCCCTTATCGATACGCCACCGAGCCGTCGCGAACGGCGTCCGCTGCTGCGCTACGTAGTGGCGGCCAGTGTGCTGGCGGTGGCGCTTGGGCTCGGGCTGTTCAGCGGTTTGAATCATCCGGGCGGCTACAGCGCCGAATTCGCCACGGCGCTGGGTGAGCGCAAGCATGTAGCACTGCCGGATGGCTCGGTGATCGATATGAACAGCCGCAGCCGCTTGCAGGTGCGCTATGCAAAGGATCACCGGCTGATCGAGCTGACTGAAGGCGAGGCGATGTTCAGCGTCCAGCACGACAGCGCCCGGCCCTTCGTGGTCGAGGCCGGCAGCGGCAAGGTCACGGTCACCGGCACGCGCTTCGATGTACGTCGCGATGTCACGCAAACCCGGGTCGCGGTGGAGCAGGGCACGGTCAAGGTGCAGGGGCGTCATGCGCCGGACAATGAGTTCATCAGCCTGACTGCGGGCCTTGGCAGCTATGTCGATGCGCAGGGTAAAGTCGCGGCAGCCTATGCGGTCAATCCGGCCGAACTGACGGCGTGGCGCGGCGGCAAACTGGTGTTCACCAACGCCAGCCTCAGCGAAGTCGCCGCCGAAGTGTCGCGTTATCGCGAAAAACCATTGACCGTCGCCAACCCGACCGTGGCCAATCTGCGCCTGACTAGCGTGTTCAAATCCGACAACACCGACGCCTTGCTCAAGGCGTTGCCGAGCATCCTGCCGGTGGCCGTTCGCACCCTCGCCGATGGCAGTCAGGAAATAATTTCAAAATAA
- a CDS encoding DUF935 family protein: MVQDAVAAIPDDASVQIIEAAGKAGSADVYRQLLEYCRSEINVAMLGQNQTTEKDSNRASATAGAEVTQDIRDGDASIVAAALNACIRHVVDLNFGPHIAAPDYHLWQQEEIDKSLAQRDKALTESGVKFSNAYWQRTYNLQDGDLQPPPATTGSAAFAEPTTSLALDQLALDQAINSLPAATLQQHTEHAITPLIQALQHSHNDTDALGLLAEAYPHMDSQALPQQLAHLIFIANTWGHLSATADKED, encoded by the coding sequence ATGGTCCAAGACGCCGTCGCCGCGATCCCCGACGACGCCAGCGTCCAAATCATCGAAGCCGCCGGCAAAGCCGGCAGCGCCGACGTCTACCGCCAACTGCTCGAGTACTGCCGCAGCGAAATCAACGTCGCCATGCTCGGCCAAAACCAGACCACCGAAAAAGACAGCAACCGCGCCAGCGCCACCGCCGGTGCCGAAGTCACCCAAGACATCCGCGACGGCGACGCCAGCATCGTCGCCGCCGCACTCAACGCCTGCATCCGCCACGTCGTCGACCTCAACTTCGGCCCCCACATCGCTGCCCCCGACTACCACCTGTGGCAACAAGAAGAAATCGACAAAAGCCTCGCCCAACGCGACAAAGCCCTCACCGAATCCGGTGTCAAATTCAGCAACGCCTACTGGCAACGCACCTACAACCTGCAAGACGGCGACCTGCAACCACCACCAGCCACCACCGGTTCAGCCGCATTCGCCGAACCCACCACCAGCCTCGCACTCGACCAACTGGCCCTAGACCAAGCCATCAACAGCCTGCCGGCCGCCACCCTGCAACAACACACCGAACACGCCATCACGCCCCTGATCCAAGCCCTGCAACACAGCCACAACGACACCGACGCCTTAGGCCTGCTGGCCGAAGCCTACCCACACATGGACAGCCAAGCCCTCCCACAGCAACTGGCCCACCTCATCTTCATCGCCAACACCTGGGGCCACCTCAGCGCCACCGCCGACAAAGAAGACTGA
- a CDS encoding TonB-dependent receptor — translation MKTTTANNKKSPWLPLALALAVNAAMPLAYAADAIHIRAQPLGQALSELGQQTSLQVFFSPDLVAGKQAPAVDGDISPEQALRQLLQGSGLDYQINEGSVTLSPAATSAASNGPLELGVTDIKVVGDWLGDANAAVVQNHPGARTVIRREAMVEQGAMNVSDVLKRVPGVQVQDSNGTGGSDISLNVGVRGLTSRLSPRSTVLIDGVPAAFAPYGQPQLSMAPISSGNLDSIDVVRGAGSVRYGPQNVGGVINFVTRAIPEKATGEIGTTLETTRYGGWKHIDTAFLGGTADNGMGVALLYSGVNGNGYRERNNGNDIDDVLLKTHWAPTDQDDFSLNFHYYDASADMPGGLTQKQYDDKPYDSVRDYDQFTGRRKDVSFKWIRQIDERTQAEILTYYTDSFRGSTIAARDQKTLSSYPRSYYTLGIEPRVSRVFDVGPTTQEVSVGYRYLKEAMHEQSSRVALVNNQPVLTPTSDGHVFQDRTGGTEANSVYIDNKIDVGNWTITPGIRFEHISTDWHDRAVLDTAGKPVQEKNRSIESNEPLPALSVMYHLSDAWKLFANYETSFGSLQYFQLGQGGSGDQTANGLEPEKAKTYEIGTRYNDDVWGGEVTLFYIDFDDELQYISNDVGWTNLGATKHQGIEASVHYDMAALDPRLDGLTANAGFTYTRATYEGEIPGFKGRDLPFYSRQVATVGLRYDVNRWTYNIDGFAQSKQRSPGTGVNADGSFNGNYITDGTADGQYGDIPGYVTWNVRGGYDFGPQVSNLKLGAGVKNVFDKQYFTRSSDNNSGMYVGAPRTFFVQASLGF, via the coding sequence GTGAAAACCACCACTGCCAACAACAAGAAATCCCCTTGGTTGCCGCTGGCCCTCGCGCTGGCGGTCAACGCTGCCATGCCTCTGGCATACGCTGCCGACGCCATTCATATCCGCGCCCAGCCACTGGGCCAGGCCCTGAGCGAACTGGGTCAGCAGACTTCGCTGCAAGTGTTTTTCAGTCCCGATCTGGTCGCCGGTAAACAAGCCCCAGCGGTGGATGGCGACATCTCTCCGGAACAGGCGCTGCGCCAATTACTGCAAGGCAGCGGTCTGGATTATCAGATCAACGAAGGGTCGGTGACCCTGTCGCCCGCGGCGACTTCCGCTGCCAGCAATGGCCCGCTGGAACTGGGCGTGACCGACATCAAAGTGGTCGGCGACTGGCTGGGCGACGCCAATGCCGCCGTGGTGCAGAACCACCCTGGCGCACGCACGGTGATCCGCCGCGAAGCGATGGTCGAGCAGGGCGCGATGAACGTCAGTGACGTGCTCAAGCGTGTGCCGGGCGTGCAGGTGCAGGACTCCAACGGCACCGGTGGCAGCGACATCTCCCTTAACGTCGGCGTGCGCGGCCTGACTTCGCGCCTGTCGCCACGCTCGACTGTGCTGATCGACGGCGTGCCGGCAGCGTTCGCGCCTTATGGCCAGCCACAACTGTCGATGGCGCCGATTTCCTCCGGCAACCTCGACAGCATCGATGTGGTCCGCGGCGCCGGGTCCGTGCGTTATGGGCCACAAAACGTCGGCGGCGTGATCAACTTCGTCACTCGGGCCATTCCGGAAAAAGCCACCGGTGAAATCGGCACCACGCTGGAAACCACTCGGTACGGCGGCTGGAAGCACATCGACACCGCATTCCTCGGCGGCACTGCCGATAACGGCATGGGCGTGGCGTTGCTGTACTCGGGCGTCAACGGCAACGGTTATCGTGAGCGCAATAACGGCAACGACATCGACGACGTACTGCTCAAGACCCATTGGGCTCCGACCGATCAGGACGATTTCAGCCTCAATTTCCATTACTACGACGCCAGCGCCGACATGCCCGGCGGTCTCACGCAAAAGCAGTACGACGACAAACCGTACGACTCGGTGCGTGACTACGACCAATTCACGGGGCGGCGCAAAGACGTGTCGTTCAAGTGGATTCGCCAGATCGACGAACGCACCCAGGCAGAAATCCTCACCTACTACACCGACAGTTTCCGTGGCAGCACCATCGCCGCCCGCGACCAGAAAACCCTCAGCTCGTACCCGCGTTCGTACTACACGCTGGGTATCGAGCCGCGCGTATCGCGTGTCTTTGATGTCGGCCCGACCACGCAGGAAGTCAGCGTCGGTTATCGCTATCTGAAAGAGGCGATGCACGAGCAGTCGAGCCGTGTGGCGCTGGTCAACAATCAGCCGGTGCTCACACCAACGTCCGATGGCCATGTGTTCCAGGACCGCACGGGCGGCACCGAAGCCAACTCGGTCTACATCGACAACAAGATCGACGTCGGCAACTGGACGATCACGCCGGGTATTCGCTTTGAACACATCAGCACTGACTGGCACGATCGCGCCGTGCTCGATACGGCGGGCAAACCGGTTCAGGAGAAAAACCGCAGCATCGAAAGCAACGAACCGCTGCCGGCGCTGAGCGTGATGTATCACCTGTCGGATGCGTGGAAGCTGTTCGCCAACTACGAAACGTCGTTTGGCAGCCTGCAGTATTTCCAGCTGGGGCAGGGCGGCTCGGGCGACCAGACGGCCAACGGTCTTGAGCCGGAAAAGGCCAAGACTTACGAGATCGGTACGCGCTACAACGATGACGTGTGGGGCGGGGAAGTGACGCTGTTCTACATCGACTTCGACGACGAACTGCAGTACATCAGTAACGATGTGGGTTGGACCAATCTGGGTGCGACCAAGCACCAGGGGATTGAGGCGTCGGTGCATTACGATATGGCGGCGTTGGATCCGCGTCTGGATGGCTTGACTGCGAATGCCGGTTTTACTTACACCCGCGCGACGTATGAAGGCGAGATTCCGGGGTTCAAGGGGCGTGATCTGCCGTTTTATTCGCGTCAGGTGGCGACGGTTGGTTTGCGGTATGACGTCAATCGCTGGACTTACAACATTGATGGGTTTGCCCAGTCGAAACAGCGTTCGCCGGGTACTGGGGTGAATGCTGATGGCAGCTTTAACGGCAATTACATCACTGACGGCACGGCGGATGGGCAGTACGGCGATATTCCGGGGTATGTGACCTGGAACGTGCGCGGGGGGTATGACTTTGGGCCTCAGGTTTCTAACTTGAAGTTGGGGGCGGGGGTGAAGAACGTTTTTGACAAGCAGTACTTTACGCGTTCGAGCGATAACAATTCGGGGATGTATGTGGGGGCGCCTCGGACGTTCTTTGTTCAGGCCAGTTTGGGGTTTTGA
- a CDS encoding phage minor head protein, whose product MATQTQPVNPIDLKAVFGLEPANAIAYLKAKGYAITWHWQDMLDQAHDQAFTVAKAMHLDLLSDIRAALETALQQGHTLKQFTNNLQPTLQDQGWWGKPIIVDSQGAAQPVQLGSPRRLKTIYQTNLQSAYMAGRKTAMEQTTQTHPYWMFVAILDSKTRPSHRALHGQVYRHDDPIWQTIYPPNGYNCRCRVIALTEAAVKRKGLAVQTSQNQSITFRPDPGFNHAPGAGLTQALKQKQTVTQNHTH is encoded by the coding sequence ATGGCCACCCAGACCCAACCCGTAAACCCCATCGACCTCAAAGCCGTTTTCGGCCTCGAACCCGCTAACGCCATCGCCTACCTCAAAGCCAAGGGCTACGCCATCACCTGGCACTGGCAAGACATGCTCGATCAAGCCCACGACCAAGCCTTCACCGTCGCCAAAGCCATGCACCTGGACCTGCTGTCCGACATCCGCGCCGCCCTCGAAACAGCCCTGCAACAAGGCCACACCCTCAAACAATTCACCAACAACCTCCAGCCGACCCTGCAAGACCAAGGCTGGTGGGGCAAACCCATCATCGTCGACAGCCAAGGCGCCGCCCAACCCGTCCAACTCGGCAGCCCACGCCGCCTCAAAACCATCTACCAAACCAACCTGCAAAGCGCCTACATGGCCGGTCGCAAAACCGCCATGGAACAAACCACCCAGACCCACCCGTACTGGATGTTCGTCGCCATCCTCGACAGCAAAACCCGCCCCAGCCACCGCGCACTCCACGGCCAGGTCTACCGCCATGACGACCCCATCTGGCAAACCATCTACCCACCCAACGGCTACAACTGCCGCTGCCGCGTCATCGCCCTGACCGAAGCCGCCGTCAAACGCAAAGGCCTGGCCGTCCAAACCAGCCAAAACCAATCCATCACATTCCGTCCTGACCCCGGCTTCAACCACGCCCCAGGCGCAGGCCTGACCCAAGCCTTAAAACAAAAACAAACCGTCACTCAAAACCACACCCATTGA
- a CDS encoding sigma-70 family RNA polymerase sigma factor, translated as MRPRRPGFFEHYEELIGTWTRRLRNRAQAEDLAHDTFVRVLESDSTAVQQPRAYLHQTARNIAVDGYRREDRRGAMESEAIDHGESSSGDPEHYMHAIQLADSIERALAELPVNCRKIFVWQKIEGLTQAEIAERLGLSKNMVEKYMIRTLRHLRDRLDGLQS; from the coding sequence ATGCGTCCCCGCAGACCCGGCTTTTTCGAGCACTACGAAGAGTTGATCGGCACCTGGACTCGTCGCCTGCGCAATCGCGCGCAGGCCGAGGATCTGGCGCACGACACCTTTGTGCGGGTGCTTGAGTCCGATTCGACAGCGGTGCAGCAGCCCCGGGCGTATTTGCATCAGACCGCACGCAATATCGCGGTCGATGGCTATCGGCGTGAGGACCGGCGCGGTGCCATGGAGTCGGAGGCAATCGATCATGGTGAGTCGTCGTCCGGCGACCCGGAGCATTACATGCATGCGATCCAGCTGGCCGACTCCATCGAACGCGCGCTCGCCGAGTTGCCGGTCAACTGCCGAAAGATCTTCGTCTGGCAGAAGATTGAAGGGCTCACCCAGGCGGAAATCGCCGAACGCCTGGGGCTGTCCAAGAACATGGTCGAAAAGTATATGATCCGCACCCTGCGGCATCTGCGTGATCGCCTCGACGGGTTGCAGTCATGA